The Sorghum bicolor cultivar BTx623 chromosome 6, Sorghum_bicolor_NCBIv3, whole genome shotgun sequence genome contains the following window.
ctgagatgtgccaggtgtcttcaatgtgaactctggaggcataccaaaaccccaccagttaggaggaggaactggtcctgacattgccgatgccaatagatctgtagtaagtTGAATCTGCTCATCCGAAGtcggtggattagttgtcatcggcatagattgtgcattagtgattcccaacgtacttggaggaacagtagtctggacgcccgcagcggctgtagcagccgatggagctgtgaccaccggtgaccctggctgatgatgagaggggcccacataatctggtggcaattgtccttctttgaaagttctagccacggcattgaaaaccgtattggacagcacaccagcttgattgatcaaagcacggttaatagcactatcaaccatgtcttggagtttaccaggattggcttcgaaagtaacctgccgaggcatcagcagtgcttccttctagatcacctcgccactcctgttcatgctgaaggacctcaggcattgctgcttgtaatcctccatggctttagcaatggcttgcttctgctcatccttgagattggcctccatcacagggatgacattctcctgatcaaactcagtagtcgacatgttgatcttgatcttgattctggtcccactgggcgtgccaaaagatgtgttgatgcaaaagcgggatctgcaaacacaaagggctaatacccgatttaaacgttaaggcgtgccagacgATTTGACctcactatcggcaaaggtgataactcgaatactttggtcccgacaacagcgatgtgcccggatgccacggccaagaggtattcacacggaacttgagaacacgccgagcttaagtcgacgaattcttaagaactcgtaataaaaaggaaaagtatgacgaaatcgtcgaaaagtagatgctggaatatgagtaaaaacttgtgtttgattgattgatagatgtctcgattacaaggctctagggtctacatttataccctgctcaaagagctacaaccagacacgactagaattcgaattccaaatttaaacagaatccgtgtacaaaacgatttaaataactaaggaaaacataaaactatccctccgtgacaaactgggacaccaccacagatcaatcggcaatcttcaAGTCTTCCTTTCATGTCAttggcagactccccatcggcaacggttaaccctggccatcggcataaacacatcaccatccaCAGACTTAGCCATATCCAGCTgtcttctcatcggcaacccttCTGCAGACCAGTGACCATTACTctgtcttgccgatccacattctaccgatcctggatacgtatccaaaaacggtgtcaacaactgTAGAGGTGAATAAATTTAATTATTTTCATGAATTGTATTTTCCTGTAAATTAATATGAATCCTATTGATTTTGTGTTTTGCAGGTAACAGTTTTAGTCGATCACTATACATGTATGTATACCATGAGGAGGATAACTAAAACTCTGAATCAAAAGTGGGTAACTAGTAAGGCTGTGATTATCCTTAAAGATGATATAAATATTGGGGCTAAGGAATTGCAAAAGAAGTTACAAACAGATCATAAGTGCATAATTACATATGACATGATATGGCGTGGGAAAAGAAAGAGCTCTTTCCAAGGTTTATGGCAGATGGGAAGAGAGTTTTGAGCTATTATTTAGGTGGAAGGCTGAGGTAATGAAGCGCAGCCCTAGGAGTGTCGTGGACATTGAGGTACTTGAGGTGGATGGTCAAATATATTTTCACCATTCTTTTGTGCTCTTAAACAATGCATTGATAGTTTCATGGAAGGTTGTAAGCCTCATTTAAGCATAGATGCTACAGAACTAAATGCAAGGTGGAATGACCACTTGGTTTCAGCTATAGCAGTTGATGGTCATAATTGGATGTATCCAGTTGCTTATGGCATTGTAGCTTCTGAAACAACAGGCAATTGGACTTGGTTCATAGAATAATTAACAAAGGCAATAGGTAATCCTCTACTCGTTGTTTGTTCTGATGCTTGCAAGGGATTAGAGAACGTAGTGAAGAAATGTTTTCCCCAATGCAGAGTAAAGAGAATGCTTTTATCATCTTgtgaaaatttttacaaagaGCTAGATGGTTCGGTTAGATATATCCTGCAACTAGGGTTTACAGAGAAGGTATATTCTATGACAATATAGCAAACATGGCAAGTGAATCACATGAATCAGTGAAATAGTTACAGACCAATCATAAACCATTATGGTATAGGTGTGCTTTCAATCTAGAAGTTAAATGTGACTGTATCACTAGTAATATTGTAGAGTCATTTAATAACTGGATTAGAGACCATAAAGACTTACCTATTGCTGACCTTGCTGATAAGGTTACAGAAATGATCATGGTATTATGGTAGTAATCATGATCATTCTGTAATCTTAGCAGCAAGGTCAGCAATAGGTAAGTCTTTATGGTCTCTAATCTAGTTATTAAATGACTCTACGATATTACTAGTGATGTAGTCACATTTAATTTCTGATTTGAATGCACACCTATACCATAAATAGCTTATGATTGGTCTGTAACCATTTCACTACTTCATGAGATTCACTAACCATTTTTGCTATATTGTCATAGAATATATCTTCTCTATAAGCCCTAGCTGCACGATATATCTAACCAAACCTTCTAAACCTCtttataaaaattttacaagatGATAAAAGCATTCTCTTTGCTCTCAATTTGGGAAAACATTCTTCACTGCATTCTCTAATCTGTTGCAAGCATCAGAACAAATAGCAAGGAGTGGAGGATTACCTATTTCCTTTTCTAATTGTTCCATGAACTAAGTCCAATTGTCAAGCTATGAAGCCATAAGCGACTGGATACATCCAATTATGACCATCACCTGCTATAGCTAAAGCCAAGTGGCCATTTCACCTTCCATTTAGTGTTCTAGCATCTATGCTTAAATGAGCCCTACAACCTTCTGAGAAACCGTAAATGCAttgtttaaggccttgtttagtttaccccaaaaatcaagaacttttcaagattccttgtcacatcgaatcttgcggcacatgaatggagcactaaatataaacgaaaataaaaactaattgcacagtttacctgtaaatcgcgagatgaatcttttaagtctactctatgattggacaatgtttgtcaaataaaaatgaaagtgctacagtcccgaaaaccaaaaagttttcggaactaaacaaggccttaggaaaAAAGGTGGAAATATATTTGACCATCCACCTCAAGTACCTAAATCTCCACGACACTCCTGGGGTTGCGCTTCATTACCTCGGCCTTCCACCTAAACAACAACTCAAAACTCTCTTCCCATTTGCCATAAACCTCGGCAAGAGCTCTTTCTTTACCCCGCTATACCGCGTCATGCAATTGTGCACAAGTGTGATCTGTCTGCAACTTCTTTTGCAATTCCTTAGCCCCAATATTTGGATCATTTCTAAGGATACTCACAGCCTTACTAGCTACCCACTTCTTATTCAGAGTTTTAGTTGTCCTCCTCATGGTAGACATACATGTACGGTGATCGACCAaaactgttatatgcaaaacaGAAAATCATTGGGATTCATAGAAAAATACAATTAatgaaaaataataaatttattcaCCTACAGtgccttggcctctatgtttgGTGCCATTCCACTACTAGAAATACCCCCTGTAGTGACGCTTTATTTATATGTTAGACACGTTTTATTTCATCTCTACAAGATTATAGACACGTTTTTATAAACCGTGTTAGAAGCGTCTTCGCATGGACCGTGTCAGGACTTTATAGAGACGAGTTTCTTAAGCGTGTCAAGGTGATAAAGATACATTTTGTAGAGACGTTAATAGCATGCCTACACATATTGATATACTTTTATAGATACTTTTGTATATCGTATCTATTTATGTAGTTACGTTATATAGTAACGCTTCGTTATGTGCTAAGAATTGTACAGAAGATACATTTATATTATGTGTGTACTAATATAGTCATGTTATGTAACAATTTTTTATTGCGTGTTAAGAAGTGCAGAGAAATTCTGACAGACACATTTATATTACGTATGTACTAATGTAGTCACGTTTTGTTTTGACGGCGTATTGTGTATTAAGAAGTATAGAGACGTCCGAGTAGATACATTTATGTTACATGTCTAACAGTATAGATACATTATCAAGTAATATCATTTTGCGTTTCAAAAAATATAGAGACAATTATCTTGTCTCTATAGATCGCCATGTAGATCATTTTGCAGCAGCCACCGCCGGACCGAGATCAGAAGAGGCCGTCGGGGATGGAGATGGGAGAAACCGAGAGGAAGGGCAACTGAGAGCAGGAAGCCACCGGACGCCGAATCTGGGCAACGCAGGCAGCTGCACGCGACGAGCGGCAGTTTGCAAGGAGCCGCCGCTGGGATTTCAGCGAGCCGCCGCAATGGCACGCGTGACTATGAGTCCGCGAAGATGACGAGCAGAGAGACCTTCGTTGGGTCATTTTTTACCTCCGGGTGCTAAAGAGAATAAATAACTAAGTTGTAAGAAATTGCACAACAGTAATAGTAGTCCAGTGGTATGGATCCTTTATGTCTTCAGTTCGAGCCCTCAGGCTCTCGCCTTTGGctcatttttttattaaaatttcTGCGTGCTTGCGCCGGTCTGCTGGGATGCGGCCCAGTTGTTGCAGGATGCGTGCACCTCTTCTGCTAAAAAAAAACATCAGGCGGCATTAAATATTAGTTGAGCCCATAAGCCATCATCAACAATAATgtttaaaatctttaaaagaTAATTAAAAGTTATGACAAAATCCTTGTCATATATAACATTTTTTGACACTTGAGGTAGAATGTCAAGAAATATTTTAAAACAGGTTCCAACCTATTGCTACCACAAGTTTTGTGTTATTTTTTATGTTATTAATATTCTATAATTTTTTATGTTCTTTTCTATGACATAATAGTATTATATACTGTAGTGGCCAAGAGTACAAGCATGTCTGAAAGACACTTGATGTAGAATGTTaagaaaattattttcaaaatttaaaactCAAATTTTATGACAATATAAACATAAGTACAAATGTTAACTACAAATtagtagaaaaaatatatatatacaagaggACTGAATATGTAACAAGTGTTAATAAATTTTTTACAATGTCTCTACATGCTACTAACAGATGACCAAGGTATATTTAACTTCGTTTCATTTTGAAATGTTTTTAATATTGTAAAGTATTTTTACATGACTAAGTATGATTGTTGATACGCTTTGCAACGTGTATAGATTATACTAATGGTTTAAAGCATGTCTAACTTCATGTTATTTTGAGATGACTTTAGTATTGTATCAAAAAGCATCTTTAATTGTGCACGGAACGTTCTATGCTATGCTTTGTAATGTGTCTAGAAGCTATTGATGACTAAAAGCGTGTCCACTATCGTGTCATTTTGAGACGTTTTCAATATCATCTTAAAAAGTGTCTCCAGATTCCTTTTGACACTAAAAGTGTGTTTAATATTGTGTCATGATGACACGTTCATAAAATCGTGTGAAAAACATGTTTACATGACTATGTAGAGACGACTTTAGTGTATGTTACTACAAAAGCGtgcctagaggcactttttcctGTAGTGATTCTCCAAGGGCAATCACCCTCGGACTTGCAATAAGCCCTATATATCGTCTTATATGACTTCTCAACTCCTAAATCAAACTCCTTATTGATAGCAAATTGTCGCACCACCATCTTAAATCCCCCATCGATGGGTGTATTGTACCAATATTCATCGGGGGTAGTTCTTGTCATATGAAATCAAACTAAGAACTTCACTACATAACCATGATAGAAAAACAACACCATGCACTAAATGTTGTGCAAGTTATAGCCGAACAACACCATGCACTAATTGCATGCACTAAGTTTGATGTCCTACACCACCGTAACCatgacaaataaaaaaaataccctATGCAGCCATCGCGTCCCCAGAAGCCAGCGTGGCCAAGCCTGAGGGTGCCACGGCCAGCCCTGTAACCTGCGCGGCCACGCCAGAAGAAGCCTGTGTGGCTAGGGCAGAGGGTGCTGCGGCCACGGACGACGCGCGGCCAGGGCTCAGGCTGCCGCGACCAGGGCTGAGGGCATCACGTCCATCATCTACATTTGGCGGCGGTCTTCCATCCATGGGCGACGTGATGAATGTCAGCATGAGGAACGTGATGAATGGCGGCGTGAGGAACGACAGTGGCGAAGGTTTGGGCGGCGTCGGGAGGGAGACGAAGTACCGGGAACATAAAGCATCTGGAGGTAGATAAAACGTCGATCAAAGCTGCGTAGATGACAGAAGGGCAAAAGGATCACATTAGGAGATAAATACATGTATTAGGAATTAAAAAGAGGTGAAATACTACTAATGTCatggaaaacaagaagacaatgTTTTGAGGGTCATTTTTATGAAGACGATGAGTCCTATATTTGTGAAACGCGTTGATTGGAGTCCTATATCTTTAATTTTGTCACACAGAACGGGCACCAATGGCATGGAGAATCATACACCTTTGTGATATTACAACTCCGCCCTTTTACAGCATTAAATATTTACAAGGCATGCTGTAGTCCAATTGGATTTATTTACAGTTAATTCTCAAACCTGCATATAGTTTTGACAAGAGCTACTTCTACACTTGAGTCTGTTGTGAATTTGTGCCTTTTTGTACAGTATTTCCTAGTGTTGCAGAGCTCATCAACAGAGCTCTTTTGAGATCacatttttgtgctaccaaattTTTTTATGAACTTGTCTCTTCCCTTCCCATTTCATCATTTTGTTTTTCTTACTCATTGTCAAGGGCATATACACTGTTCCAAATTCTACGTACGAATTTTGTCAGATTATAGATCGCCATGTAGATACACTGGTTAACTAATTGGTACCATTTTTATAACAAATTACTTGAATAAATTTTGCAAATAATTCAAAAGGGTGTTTGCAGGTTGCTCTCCACGAGCCATTTGAATAATGTCTCAGGTTTATAAGCTCGAAATAAACAAAAACAACTACTGGTTTCCTTTGAGTTAATCGAGTTACATTTATCAGAAAGCAGTGCATTGTTATTTCTGCTTGTATTGCTCAAGTAAAGGATGTTTTAACTCTTAAGTATATGTCGTTGGTTGTTATTTTCATCTTGAGTTTACCAGGATAACTGGAATTGTGTGCCCCAGTTATTTGTTTCTCCCATTTACCACCTCAAAACTTGGTGTAATGATCTAGGAAGGACAAACTTAGCACTGAACAATCCATTTGACACAAATAAATTGTTCCTTCCTTAATTCACAAACTAATGATATTTAGGGATGGAGGCAATATCTGTTTTCATTGGTAACCTAAAACACTCTGCTTATCTCAGGCTATAAAGTCATGCAGTTAGTACCATAAATATATTACCGGTAAACATGACATCTTCTTAGCTGACTGATAATGATTTTATTTAGGGATGGAGTATCTGTTTTTAGCTGACTGATAATGATTTTATTTGCATCTGATGGCTGCCTTTTTTTCATTAAAAATAGTTTTCTGCCTTTTCTGTCACATGTGTTCAGTGGTTATGTCTGTATTGTCTGAAAATAATGTCCTGCTCTACTCTGCTTCGGGCAGTTCTTCACTCATTATATTATGCCAGAAATACTCAAATGCCTCGTGTTGTCGTGCTACTCAGAATCTTTCCTCCATTATCTTTTTTAGGTAACCATACGTTTGAGTGGATTGCATTTTGCTCTATGTTACGACTCTGGTTCTGTTGTATTACTGTTACCAACATTTTTTAATGAAATCTGTGTTATAACTGGTCAGTATGAGAGTATGAGTCTTGTTTCATAATCAGGGATTAAAATTTCATTTGCTTCGTAACCTTGGCTGTAGAATCAACACGACTAAATTTGTCCTTTTGGCTGACTTGTGCTCTTCATGAACTGAAACAATTGAAATTCTTTCTGATCAGTTTCAGAACTCTATTTCATATGAGCAGCTAATGAAGACTTGAAGAGGCATGCCTGCTCTAAGACTTTGGCTGGCATGGTGTCCTCAGGATTGGACAAGTTCAAACGCGCTACAAAGAACAAGAGGTTCATGGTAGCCGgaatcgctgctgctgctgcaggatTTGCAAGAGGTTAATTTAATAATTACTGCATACAAACTTTTATAACATTCATGTAATTCACGAAAGGAACGAAATATCTTGTTAtcaacaaaaaaaatacaaatcaGAAATAACTTTTAAATATCTTCCATTCTATAGATTTTCTATATAAATATGATATCGTCTATTACCACCACAAACACGTGTTACTACTGCTTGTTCACCAACACAAATTTTTCAAAATGCTGAAAACTCCATTACTTAAAACTTGTGTACACAGTTCACGAGGCGGAGTTTCTCCTCCGGCGAGGTTCCCTTCTCCCTGTCTCGCCGGCTGCCGCCGTCACTACCGGCGGCTCCACCTGAACCCTGCCGAGTCTCCCGAGCTTCTTCCACCCGCTGCTCCACCCGGACACATTCTGTtgcttcgccgccgccgccgccgcggacgcCGGCGGCAGCCGCACGCGCTCCAGCTGCCCTTGCAGGAGCTCCACCTCGCGCTGCAGCTCCATGTACTTCGCGTTCACGCTCTCCACCTCCAGCCTCAGCGCggcgacgacgtcgtcgtccttCTTCCCCACCTTGCCCAGCGCGCCGGCCATCTTCGCCTGCTCCGACAGCAGCACCTGCACCACGACGCGGAGCGGCAGCCGCTCGTTCCCCGCCGCGTGCGTGCGCACCTCCCGCGACAGCTTCCCGCAGTCCACCACCGCCCGGCACAGCCGCTTCCGCTCGTGCTCCGTCACCGCCGGATGCGCCTTGAGGTACGTGTCGACGGCGCGGTACAGCCCGTCGTGGCACACCCGTGCCGACTCCGGCAGCGACTCGGCTAGGGCCTGGAACTTGCCCACGGCGAGGTTCCGGTCCCTGGACACCTCGGCGAGGTAGCTGTCGATGAGGCTCGCCACGCGCAGCGCTTTGGAGCTGTCCTGCTGCTTCTCCTTCCCGCGGCCGCCGGACTGCTCCTGCACCACGAACTGCTCCACCAGTCGCTGCACGAGGTCGACGTCGTAGGCGGCGGCTTCGGAGCGGCCGCCGGAGAGATACGAGGGGACCAGGATGTCCGGCAGCGCCGCCTGGTCGAGCTGCATGCCCACGTGCTTCTCCACCTCCGTGATCAGCGCCGGCGCAGCCTTGAGGACGACGGCGAGCCGGAGCAGCCGGAGGAGGAAGCTGCAGGAGACGCAGTCCTTTTGCGGGGGGAGGATGCTGATCAGGCTCTCGACGATCCTCCGCTGCTCACTGGCCGTCGTCTCCGTCGGGGTGTTAGTGTTACTGTTATCCCCCTCGCTGGCGACGACCATTTGgagcacgccgccgccgccgccacgtgaTGTGGGGTTCTCCTTGTTGATGGTGAGGCCAGTGGAGGAGAGCCATTTGGAGGCATACCGCGTGATGGCGGCGCCGATGAGGTCGGGCCGCATGCCTCTAGCCTGGACGGCGGTGACGACGCGCACGAAGTGATCGATGCTCAGCACGCAGACGTCGTCCACCCACCAGTCAGCCTGcgggccgccgccgtcgctcgTCGACGCCGTGCCGCCGGCGACCACCCTGGGCGTCTTGGGCGACGACATCCTGCCACCGGCGTAGGCCCAGCGCACGGCTCTCGGGCTGGTGCACGCCTTCGCCGCGACGGACTCGCTGCATCGGCGCACGAGCTGGAGGTCGTCGGCCCACGGCGAGAGGCTCTCGTCGCAGGCGCGGAGGACGACGACGGAGTCTCGCCATGACGACGCCACAACGTAGCTCAGGAACGACTCCGCGCGGAAGGCGAGGTTGCCTTCCTCCATCTCCTCCGTCATCTCCAGGTACTCGGCGGCGCAGCGTAGCACGGCGACGTTGGCGGCCGTGATGTCCACCACCACGCCGTAGCAGAACTTGGCGGCCAGCTCGAACGCGCCATGGCCGCCCGGCAGGTCTGGTAGCTCGAGCACGGTGACGGCGTCGGGGCCGTGCAGGGTCGTTGCATCGTCGACGAGCCGGGCTAGCCGGCCGCTCCGGGTGACCATCGGGTGCTTGTGGACATGGAAGTTGACGCCGCCCACCTTGACGAGAAGATCACTTGGGATGTCGCTGCTAGCATAccggctgaaaatcacaagAAGAAAGGTCGAGGTAAAAGTAGAATTCCACCATGCTCATGCAATTGTTCGttcaagccttgtttagttgaccccaaaaacaaaaaaacttttcaaaattttctgtcacattgaattttgcggcatatacataaagcattaaatatagatgaaaataaaaattaattacatcgtaagacgaatcttttaaatctaattacttcataattagaaaatgtttgttaaataaagacgaaagtgctataatatcgttttcgtaaaaatttttgaaactaaacaagaccagagTATACTACCATGACTGATCCCTGCGCACGAAGCCGTCCATcttggcggcggcgccatggtcgTGCTGCACCTGcccgtcgccggcgccggcgctaaCAGGGACGAGCCCGCGCTCGGCTACATGGTTCTGCCTCTCCATAGCTTCCCACGGATTCATGATCAGTCTGTTCTCtgtgattcttttttttttaatataataaATTGGATCTGCTCAAGTGATGCCATATTTATAAGCTTCCATGCACAAGGCTGCAGAGATGTATATATCTCGCTCGATCTGAGACTGAGATGGACTTGCTATAATCACTTGCTTGCATCTTAAGATGCAGGAAattgctaaggccttgtttagttcactctgaaaaccaaaaagttttcaagattccccgtcacatcaaatattgtgtcacatgcatgaaacattaaatatagacgaaaacaaaaactaattacacagtttagctgtaaatcacgagacgaatcttttgatcctagttagtccttgattggataatatttgtcacaaacaaacgaaagtgctacaggagGCCTAAGAATGAGTCGTAGGACTTCATTATGATTGATTGATAGGCAGGGACCAGGCAGTATGCTTCTGACTTGTTCTGACTCTTGATGACCCACCTGAAGTTTCTGGTACGGTGGTACCTCAGCCGTTACAAACTAGTGTTAATTTGCTGCACGGTTTGGAGAAACGtctacataaactcattattggACGTAAAACCATGATAGGAACGACAAGGTTTCTAGGAGACTCATTTGAGGCGATCCATTGAGTGTGCTTCATTAGTCTCTGCCTCTTTAATTGGCGAGATGGCGATCGTTGTTAAACGAAGTGACACCAATTAACTCATTGAAAGAGAACATATTTGAACGGGCAACTAGTGATGTTCTGTCATAGAGACTGGATCAACCGGTTATATCCATCAAGTTTTTTAGTCATGCTCATTAACACTGTAAATAAAAGATATAAATTCTTCTGAAGGGTGCATTGTAAGTGtattttttaaatttcaaaaaaaagttgtttaatttttgaaaaagaaattttattcgaGCCTCTACAAGAGTTTTGCACTTAACCATCCATTATTACAAAGTTTTAGCATCCatctgaaaaaaaaatctttcgAACACACAAAAGTAGAGAGTCCAAACAAGACTAGTGACGAACTAAGCACAAAGCCTATTAAAAGCAGCCACCTATTTTTGGAGAAAATCTCCATTGCAGTAGTCTCCATCATTCAACATTCCTATTTCAAACTGTATACTCTCATGGTCATACATGGGCCACGACATCGTAGGTGGCCCAGCCTACAAGATGAAGATGTGCGGTGCACGGTGCTGGTTGACGTGCGCCACAAGGCTACAAGAAAATATTGtatcaaataggatactttattTATAACCATGTCCCTTTAgagtatataaggaggggcagaggtctcctagaggacaagtcatacagACAACCAAAATTCATATTCATTAATACAGTACATCGGAACATAGGATGCAGTTATTACGTCTAGACGGTGGCCAAACCTGTACAAATCTTGTGTCCCGGTGCTTGTGTTACCATCTAGTTCGTTGTCTCGCGCACCTCCACTGATTAatctactaccatgggtatacctCTCGGTAGACTGTCGACcaactttcgtcgacagtggcacacttggtagggggtgtgcgtgtggATTCTAGGTGAACAAATGGGAATTCTCTTCATCGGCATCGATCGCGACGACTCCGACATCCGACCACCTGTCGTGTTGCAATGATGATTGCCGCGAAGAATTGCACTACTACAACCGCGACCACTGTCACGATGATAGGTCGAAAAGCTCGAGGGTCGAACAATTTCGTCACCGCCGATCAGATTTCTgttcaaagataagtacacttctaatatttatatttaatacattTTTTGGTATGGTGTTTCTCCATAATGTTCTCGACATGATTCTCCAAATAACTTTTCTCCATATATACCATCTCGAAACAACTTCCTGCTTAATGGTTAGCCGACCGGTTCTTTCTCCTACTTGAGTTCAACAGAGCCAACACTGTCTTCGACTCCTCCCCACACGtacacgagatccgccctctatgTTCTGTGGTTGGCGACTCCTCCCCACACGtacacgagatccgccctctatgTTCTGTGGTTGGCAGTAGCTCTCTAGCGAGGCTGGTAATCTTACGCGTGCTTGGGCTCCGCACCTCACGCTTCGGATTATTGGTCAGACTAGGGCTAGTGAAACTCTAGGATGTATTAACTACTCGTGTTAATTTTAATATAACAAAAAAGATAAA
Protein-coding sequences here:
- the LOC8080295 gene encoding coleoptile phototropism protein 1, producing the protein MNPWEAMERQNHVAERGLVPVSAGAGDGQVQHDHGAAAKMDGFVRRDQSCRYASSDIPSDLLVKVGGVNFHVHKHPMVTRSGRLARLVDDATTLHGPDAVTVLELPDLPGGHGAFELAAKFCYGVVVDITAANVAVLRCAAEYLEMTEEMEEGNLAFRAESFLSYVVASSWRDSVVVLRACDESLSPWADDLQLVRRCSESVAAKACTSPRAVRWAYAGGRMSSPKTPRVVAGGTASTSDGGGPQADWWVDDVCVLSIDHFVRVVTAVQARGMRPDLIGAAITRYASKWLSSTGLTINKENPTSRGGGGGVLQMVVASEGDNSNTNTPTETTASEQRRIVESLISILPPQKDCVSCSFLLRLLRLAVVLKAAPALITEVEKHVGMQLDQAALPDILVPSYLSGGRSEAAAYDVDLVQRLVEQFVVQEQSGGRGKEKQQDSSKALRVASLIDSYLAEVSRDRNLAVGKFQALAESLPESARVCHDGLYRAVDTYLKAHPAVTEHERKRLCRAVVDCGKLSREVRTHAAGNERLPLRVVVQVLLSEQAKMAGALGKVGKKDDDVVAALRLEVESVNAKYMELQREVELLQGQLERVRLPPASAAAAAAKQQNVSGWSSGWKKLGRLGRVQVEPPVVTAAAGETGRREPRRRRNSAS